From the genome of Vicia villosa cultivar HV-30 ecotype Madison, WI linkage group LG2, Vvil1.0, whole genome shotgun sequence, one region includes:
- the LOC131648188 gene encoding dof zinc finger protein DOF2.1-like: MDPSSQQMSRQSSMENMLVCSKEQQENKPKPQPEQALKCPRCDSTNTKFCYYNNYSLTQPRYFCKSCRRYWTKGGTLRNVPVGGGCRKNKRSSSSKRVQDQAFVPNHNPFSNIPHFDQSNEFALALARLQKQSCGGQMGYDENEFSMVGNNGSSMNNSMNINHGFMDAIRSGLFLGNGMHYNNNNVQNMYNGGYGNGDNGEVNSGNNNCGVSEEMMFNYDQEMGNCNAAFNMKQEQSESKVFGGFPWQMNGGIANMGEVEQARASWNNGFNTPSWQGLLQSPLM, from the exons ATGGATCCTTCTTCTCAG cAAATGTCAAGGCAATCATCAATGGAAAACATGCTGGTTTGTTCAAAAGAACAGcaagaaaacaaaccaaaacctCAGCCAGAACAAGCTTTGAAATGTCCGAGATGTGATTCCACCAACACTAAATTCTGTTACTACAACAATTACAGTCTTACTCAGCCGAGATATTTCTGCAAATCTTGCAGGAGATATTGGACCAAAGGTGGGACATTGAGGAATGTTCCTGTTGGTGGTGGATGTAGGAAGAACAAAAGATCATCGTCGTCGAAGagggttcaagatcaagcatTTGTGCCGAATCATAATCCGTTTTCTAACATACCTCATTTTGATCAATCTAATGAGTTTGCATTAGCATTGGCTAGGCTTCAGAAACAATCATGTGGTGGACAAATGGGGTATGATGAGAATGAGTTTTCAATGGTGGGAAACAATGGATCAAGCATGAACAATTCAATGAACATAAATCATGGGTTTATGGATGCAATTAGAAGTGGGTTGTTTCTTGGAAATGGAATGcattataataataacaatgtTCAGAATATGTATAATGGTGGGTATGGAAATGGTGACAATGGAGAAGTGAATAGTGGGAACAACAATTGTGGGGTTAGTGAAGAGATGATGTTTAATTATGATCAAGAAATGGGCAATTGCAATGCTGCCTTTAACATGAAGCAAGAGCAAAGTGAAAGTAAGGTTTTTGGTGGTTTTCCATGGCAGATGAATGGAGGAATTGCAAACATGGGTGAAGTTGAACAAGCAAGAGCCAGTTGGAATAATGGTTTCAACACACCTTCTTGGCAAGGACTTCTTCAAAGTCCCCTAATGTAG
- the LOC131648189 gene encoding interactor of constitutive active ROPs 3-like yields MKHQLQDCKESVQAQPLVNETLRQLEAAKRTVEFLRSDAAKAVHGYNSSAFELDKSRTHVVSLGSNLEIEEERLRKGDSTNHIEIEFRSLRSEVELLRSAIEIAETKFQEEQIQNTVKIRNAYELIERIKSEANQRESELKTKKAEIEELKEKLLDKENELQGIVDENEKLNSKLEKSVSLSTKKERELKEELKRLDECVAVMKGEMMDKETTLQSISEENEILKMEINKRFTFSNVGMMSDEVAAEIGAAKAAERDAFAKLKIMIEEADRSNNKAARVTEMLEAAQAANIEKEAELKRIKVQCDQWRKAAETAAAMFSTGKNGNIAERSMSMDNNYNCSVMKSNKYSNFYEEIDDWSDLQRKKNGNVLKKIGDLWKKPQKITG; encoded by the coding sequence ATGAAACACCAGCTCCAAGATTGCAAAGAGTCGGTTCAGGCTCAACCTTTGGTGAATGAGACTCTGCGACAGCTCGAGGCAGCGAAGAGAACTGTAGAGTTCTTAAGATCTGATGCTGCAAAAGCTGTGCATGGATACAACTCTTCTGCTTTTGAGTTAGACAAGTCTAGAACTCACGTGGTTTCACTCGGCAGTAATTTGGAAATAGAAGAAGAAAGATTGCGAAAGGGAGATAGTACTAATCATATTGAAATCGAGTTTCGTTCTTTGAGATCTGAGGTTGAACTACTTAGGTCTGCCATTGAGATTGCCGAGACTAAATTCCAGGAAGAACAGATTCAGAACACAGTGAAGATTAGGAATGCCTACGAGTTAATCGAACGGATAAAATCCGAAGCGAATCAGAGGGAATCAGAACTGAAAACAAAGAAAGCTGAAATTGAGGAGTTGAAGGAGAAACTGTTGGATAAGGAAAATGAGTTGCAAGGCATTGTAGATGAGAATGAGAAGTTGAATTCGAAGCTTGAAAAAAGTGTATCGTTGTCAACGAAAAAGGAACGCGAACTTAAGGAGGAACTTAAAAGGTTAGACGAATGTGTGGCGGTAATGAAGGGCGAAATGATGGATAAAGAGACAACATTGCAAAGTATatcagaagagaatgaaattctGAAGATGGAAATCAACAAGAGGTTCACATTCTCAAATGTCGGTATGATGAGTGACGAAGTTGCAGCCGAAATAGGGGCGGCCAAGGCTGCAGAACGCGACGCTTTTGCAAAACTTAAGATAATGATTGAGGAGGCAGATAGGAGCAATAATAAGGCGGCAAGAGTGACTGAGATGCTCGAAGCAGCACAAGCGGCGAATATTGAAAAAGAAGCTGAATTGAAGAGAATCAAAGTGCAATGTGATCAGTGGAGGAAGGCGGCCGAGACAGCTGCTGCTATGTTTTCGACAGGGAAAAATGGAAACATCGCGGAGAGATCGATGTCTATGGACAATAACTACAACTGCAGTGTGATGAAGAGTAATAAGTACTCAAACTTTTATGAAGAGATTGATGATTGGAGTGATTTACAAAGGAAGAAAAATGGGAATGTGTTGAAAAAGATTGGTGACTTGTGGAAGAAGCCTCAGAAAATCACTGGTTGA